One genomic segment of Komagataella phaffii GS115 chromosome 4, complete sequence includes these proteins:
- a CDS encoding 40S ribosomal protein S6 has product MKLNIAFPANGTQKCIEIDDEHKLQAFYEKRMGQEVEGDSVSDEFKGYVFRITGGNDKQGFPMKQGVMHPTRVRLLLSKGHSCYRPRRAGERKRKSVRGCIVAADLSVLSLVVIKQGEQEIEGLTDAQVPKKLGPKRANNIRKFFGLTKEDDVRQFVIRREIVKGDKTYTKAPKIQRLITPERIARKQRLRELKYENARKQKDAAAEYAKLLAEKIHQRNAEKAEIKKRRASSLKA; this is encoded by the exons ATGAAG CTCAATATTGCTTTTCCAGCTAACGGAACTCAGAAATGTATTGAAATCGACGACGAGCACAAATTGCAAGCCTTCTACGAGAAACGTATGGGCCAAGAGGTTGAGGGTGACTCTGTATCTGATGAGTTCAAGGGTTACGTCTTCAGAATCACTGGTGGTAACGACAAGCAGGGTTTTCCAATGAAGCAGGGAGTTATGCACCCAACCAGAGTCAGACTTTTGCTTTCTAAGGGCCACTCATGTTACAGACCAAGAAGAGCCGGTGAACGTAAGAGAAAGTCTGTCAGAGGTTGCATTGTTGCTGCTGACTTGTCTGTTTTGTCTTTGGTTGTTATTAAGCAAGGTGAACAGGAGATTGAGGGTCTGACCGATGCTCAAGTTCCAAAGAAGTTGGGTCCTAAGAGAGCTAACAACATTAGAAAGTTCTTCGGTTTGACcaaggaagatgatgttAGACAATTTGTCATTAGACGTGAGATTGTCAAGGGTGACAAGACTTACACCAAGGctccaaagattcaaagattgaTCACTCCAGAACGTATTGCCAGAAAGCAACGTCTAAGAGAGTTGAAGTATGAGAATGCTAGAAAACAGAAGGATGCTGCCGCTGAGTACGCCAAACTATTGGCCGAGAAGATTCATCAACGTAACGCTGAGAAGGctgagatcaagaagagaagagcTTCCTCCCTCAAGGCTTGA
- a CDS encoding Subunit of the SF3a splicing factor complex, required for spliceosome assembly — MVQDDIPEDIPEGVILPPPAVQEIINKTAGYVHRNGASFETRIKEKELHNNKFQFLIDEDPYNAFYKWKLEQLKNNQTIDTASNEQFQDRESKVQEISRPKDLEFLIDFKPMSSLDHDIIKLTALYVAVDKTTGDGVFRKKFEQSFGGKNAQFGFLDPTHSLNSIFNQYVNQYTLLLRLMKDKEKSDIFAKIELGCNSVHSFLDKSFSRAEYLQQEKMKEEHKKAKDEAMMLEFASIDWQDFTLVQVIEFTEEDFHSELSQPLNLSELQYRSLEEKSSGLLIEEAPPDFQETEEPKIENVPRRKVPKGMKIRAAGETRLGRMNEPKEKLIKCPLTGELVPESKFQDHINVLLRDPKYKEERARYEAKVSKSNLTTDEVLNNVSILANARKIREAKQSQSQLNTEDSNRKRPLQWDGYSASTQTIKKQAKQMYSAEEIEEQKRRRKESLNRIGSHKPQ, encoded by the coding sequence ATGGTGCAAGACGACATCCCGGAGGACATTCCAGAGGGTGTtattcttcctcctccagCAGTTCAGGAGATCATCAACAAAACAGCGGGCTATGTTCACAGGAATGGAGCGAGTTTTGAAACgagaatcaaagagaaagaattaCACAATAATAAGTTTCAGTTTCTGATTGATGAGGATCCATACAATGCTTTCTACAAATGGAAGCTGGAGCAACTGAAAAACAACCAAACTATAGACACTGCCTCTAACGAGCAATTTCAGGATCGTGAATCTAAAGTTCAGGAGATTTCCAGACCAAAGGATCTGGAATTTCTCATTGATTTTAAGCCCATGAGTAGTCTTGATCATGATATTATCAAATTAACTGCACTTTATGTGGCAGTTGATAAAACCACAGGCGATGGAGTTTTTAGGAAGAAATTTGAACAATCTTTTGGTGGAAAAAATGCTCAATTTGGATTCTTAGATCCTACACACTCCTTGAACTCCATATTCAACCAATACGTGAATCAGTACACCTTGCTCCTGAGGTTGATGAAAgacaaagagaaatctgaTATTTTTGCTAAGATTGAACTTGGATGCAACTCTgttcattcttttttggatAAATCATTTTCCAGAGCGGAATACcttcaacaagaaaagatgaaagaagagCATAAAAAAGCCAAAGATGAAGCTATGATGTTAGAGTTTGCTTCTATCGATTGGCAGGACTTTACACTAGTCCAAGTGATTGAATTCACGGAGGAGGATTTTCATTCCGAGCTATCTCAACCGCTGAATCTATCAGAGTTACAATACAGAAGTCTTGAGGAAAAGAGTTCGGGTCTTTTGATCGAAGAGGCCCCACCtgattttcaagaaacagaagaaccAAAGATAGAAAATGTACCCCGAAGGAAGGTACCGAAAGGTATGAAAATTCGGGCAGCAGGAGAAACCAGATTAGGCAGGATGAATGAACCCAAGGAAAAATTAATCAAGTGTCCCCTAACTGGCGAATTGGTGCCCGAATCTAAATTTCAAGACCACATTAACGTTCTGTTACGCGACCCTAAGTACAAAGAGGAGAGGGCAAGATATGAAGCTAAGGTTTCCAAGAGCAACCTCACAACTGACGAAGTACTTAACAATGTGAGTATTTTGGCTAATGCAAGAAAGATTCGGGAAGCAAAACAATCCCAGAGTCAATTAAACACCGAAGACAGCAATCGCAAAAGACCTCTACAATGGGATGGTTATAGTGCTAGTACTCAAACCATTAAGAAACAGGCAAAGCAAATGTACTCTGCGGAGGAAATCGAGGAGCAAAAGAGAcgaagaaaagaaagcttgaaCCGTATAGGATCTCATAAACCACAGTGA